Within the Deinococcus peraridilitoris DSM 19664 genome, the region TCGACCAGTTCTCCCTGATCGCGGACCTCACCAACAAGGACGCGCAAGGCAAAACCCTCCGCGAAGAGCATCAGCGGCTCTTCGCGAAAACGAAGCTCCTCACCAGCAAGAAGGCCGGTCCGACCGTCATTGGTGTTCTCGCCCCCAACGGCTTCTGGGTGCACTCCGACAAAAGCTTCCTCGGCACGTTGATCAAGGACCTGGGGCGCGACAATCCGGTCAGCCCGCAAAAGGATACGCAGTTCGTGATGAGCCTCGAAGGCCTCGTCGCCACCAACCCCGCCTCGATCATCCTGCTGCGCAATCCCGGAGAAGTTACCCCCCTCGACCAGTGGAAGACCAACCCGTTGTGGCAAAGCCTGCCCGCCGTGAAAGCCGGGCAGGTATACGAGTTCAACCGGGACCTTTGGGCCAAGGGGCGCGGCGTGATCGCCTTCAACAAAATGCTCGCGCAAGCCACCGCCAGCGGGTACCTGCAAGACCAGCCCGCCAAAGCAAACTTCGTCGATCAAGCCAAGTAAGCCACCTGAACGAAAGAACCCTCTGATGCACAAACTGCTCGTGACCACCCTGCTCGCCCTTCCCGGTGGCGCCCTCGCCCAAGACGCGAACTGCGAAGGCCGCCTGATCAAGCACGCGATGGGCGACACCTGCGTCCCGCAAACCCCCAAACGCGTCGTTGTGCTCGACACCGGTGAACTCGACAGCACCCTCGCCCTCGGCGTGAAACCCATCGGCGCCGTCACCGCCCTCGGCGCCGGCTTCCCCAGCTACCTCAAAGGCAAAACCGACGGCATCACCGACGTCGGTACCATCGCCCAACCCAACCTCGAAAAAATCCTCGCCCTGAAACCCGACCTGATCCTCACCAGCAAAATTCGCCACGGCAACATCTACGAGCAACTCAGCAAAATCGCCCCAACTGTCATGGCAGAAACCGTCGGCGTCGTCTGGAAGGACAACCTCAAACTCAACGCGAAAGCCCTTAACCGCGAAGCCCAGGCGAACAAACTCCTCAGCAATTACTACGCGCGCGCGAAGAAACTCCAGGCAGGCCTCGGTCGGGACCGACTCAACACCGAGGTGTCCATTGTGCGCTTCGTGCCCGGCCAGACCCGCCTGCAACAGAAAGCCAGTTTTATCGGCACCATTCTGGAGGACGCCGGCCTCAAGCGCCCGAAATCGCAGGACAAGGACGCTTTCATGGAAGTCGCCACGCCCGAACGCATTCCGGACATGGACGGCGGCGTGCTGTTCTACAGCACGTACGGACCGGCGCAGCAGACCGATCAGCAGCTGTACCTGCAGCACCCCTTGTGGAAGCGCCTGAACGTCGTGAAGGAAGGCCGGGTGCATGCGGTAAATGACGATTACTGGTTCCTCGGCATCGGTGTGATCGCCGCAAACAAAGTCCTCGACGACCTCGAACAACACCTCGGAAAACGCTGAGAACGACAAGCTGTGGGCGCACTGGCAGTTACTCGCGCACCCATTTCGCTGGGCCGCTGCGAGTGCAGTGAAAAGCACAACACACGGAACGCGCTCGCGCTTGCATTCCGGTTTCCAAGAGTGTTCCTCACAGACGAGGGGGTTATGGTGTCTTCTACCGTGTCAGAGTTCGCTCCGTTCACTCCCACCCGGCCCGGAGCGCTCAGCACCCGCACCCTCAGCCTCCGCTACGGCACTCGGCGCGTCATCGAGGACCTTGATCTCACCCTGCCCGGCGGCGTCACCACCATCATCGGCGCGAACGGCTGTGGGAAAAGCACCCTGCTGCGCTCCCTCTCCCGACTCCTCAACCCCGAGAGAGGCAGCGTCCTCCTCGACGGGCACGACCTGCACCGCCTCCCCACGAAGGTCGTCGCGCAGAAACTCGCTATCCTCCCCCAGGGTCCCAGCGCGCCCGAGGGCCTCACCGTCGAGGAGCTCGTGTGGTTCGGGCGTCACCCCCACCAGGGCATGTTCGCGCAGCGCAGCAAAGAAGACCGTGACATCGTCGCGTGGGCGCTTGACCACACCGGCATGCGCGTCTTCGCCACCCGCCCGCTTGAAAACCTCAGCGGCGGGCAACGCCAACGCGCCTGGATCGCCATGAGCCTCGCCCAGGGCACCAGCACCCTGCTGCTGGATGAACCCACCACGTACCTCGACCTCAGCCACCAACTCGAAGTCCTTCACCTCGTCCGGCGCCTCAACGAGGAGGAAGGCAAAACCATCATCATGGTCCTCCACGACCTCAATCAGGCCGTCCGCTACAGCGACGAACTCGTCGCCGTCCAAGGCGGGAAAGTCTACGCTCAGGGCCACCCCGCCAGCATCATGAACAAGCAGCTGCTGCGCGACGTGTTCGGCCTCGAAGCCCACCTCCTTGAGGATCCCGACACCGGCAGACCCTACGTCATCCCGTACGGCATCGCCAGACGGTCAAGTTCCGAGGGGAAGCCTGACGGTGGGAAGGCCGTTTGACGCTTGGTTCACATGCGCACTGGCTCAGCGACACTGTGGGTATTCATCGTTTTGTCCGCATCTCAGCTGGTAGTGGGTTCAAGGTAATGACGCGTTGTAGCGGTGAATGAAGAGCCAGACCAGGGTTTCGAGATGATGCTGGTTACGGCTGAAGGACAAGGATTTGCGCACCAGATGGGCCAACCTCGCCCTCAGCGTGGCGTTGAAGCGCTCAATATGCTGGGTCCCACCAATTCTATGCAGCCCACCAAAGACCACACTCTGGTAGGCGGCCAGACGGTCCGTGCGACACTCCGCGCTCAAGTACGCTGTGGGCAGGCTTTGCCACAACCCGTAAGCCCCCAGGACGTCCCGCTGGCCCACAAAGCAACCGACGATCTGGCGTGTCGCCCGGTCCATGGCCAACCAAATCCAAAGGTCACGTGAACGCCGACCGACGAAGGTGCATCATTCGTCGCACTCCAGCACCCGTTGCGGAGTATGGGCCTGCGTCAGGCTTTTTTTGCGCTGACCACCTCATCCTCGACCCTGTGCACCACGAGCTTCTGGAGTTTCTTGAGGTGCAGGCGTAACCAGCTGCGACTGACACTGCTCACCCGGCAGATGCCCCGATGGGAGAGGCGTTCGCTGAGCAGGCGATCGACCAGGGCTTCTTGTTCAGGGGAAATGCGATGCCAGCTGGCTTCGAAAGTGAATTGATAGCCGCAGGCTCGGCAGAGAAAGCGCTGCTTGCCACTCTTGACGTGGCCGTTCTTGACGACGGAGACCGACTGACAGCGGGCACAGCACGTCGTGTTCATACTCCATTCAACACCCGTCATCCTCTTAAAGCCACTACCTCCAGGGAGCCCGGTGTAAGAGCCGTGTGACGTTAACGGGACTACGATTGACTGGCGTACAGCCCATGGGAACCCAGCCTACCAGCATCGCCATCATCTCGGACTTCGTGTTCTACTACTACCCGACGCGCCTCCTCGCCGGCATCCAGTCGGTTCTGAAGCAACGGGGGATCACAAGTACCATCTACCAAGGTGGCGAACTGCGGTCGGAGGGGCATCTCTACCGGAAAGCCAACGACATCTACCAACTCATACGACGCGAGCAGCACCAGGGACTGATCCTCTTTTCCCAAACGCTCAGTCGCAAAGACACGTCAGATGAACTCCTCCAGTTCATTGAGCCTTTCGCGGACCTCCCAATGGTAAGTATCGGCCGCTCCATACCCGGCGTGCCGAGCGTGTCCATCGACAACACTCCTGGAATGCAAGCCTTGATGGAACACCTCATCAAGGAACGTGATCACCGGAACTTCGCATTTGTCCGCGGGGTTGTCGGGAATCTCGATTCCGACGAGCGCGAGTGGATTTTCAAGGACGCACTCGCCAAGCACCAACTGCCCTTCCACCCAGGGTTGATTCTCAACGGGGACTACGACCCGCAACATGCGTACGCCGAAGTCACGCGATTCCTGAGCAGCGGAGCTCAGGTGGACGTGATCGTTTCCGCGAACGATGAAATGACCGAAGGAATCACGCGGGCTTTACGCGAGCGGAACCTCCGGATTCCTGAAGATGTCGCCGTTGTCGGGTTCGACGACAGTGATGACTTCCGCAGCGCCGTTCCTCCGCTCACGACTGTACGGCAGCCTTTCTTCGAGCAAGGACGCGCAGCTGCCGAGGCGCTCCTCGCCCTGATCGACCACGGCAGCACTCCTCTCGAGGTGCGCCTCGACACGCAGTTGATCATCCGGCAATCCTGTGGCACGTCATCGAGAACCGCCCTCAAGCCACAGCACGTAGCGCCGTCCTTGGATACACAAGGGTGGAGTCATGCGCCGCGCGAACAACAGCAAGTGTTCGAATCCCTTTACCAGGCCACACTCGACCCGAGCAAACGAGCAGAGTTCCTCCTATTCTGGAAGAACAGCATCACTACCTCGCTTCAAGCTCATTCTGACGTTAACTCCTGGTTCGACATCCTGCAGTCCGTCAGGGAGAAACTCAGACCCACACTGTCCGGAGACACCCGCGCGGATTTCGATGACTTACACGCGTCCGCACTCAGTATGCTGTACAGCGCCCTCAAAGGGACGCTCACGAGTAGGCGCGCCAGGGAGTCCAGCCGCGCCTACCTGATCAGTCAGATGTCCGCTGCTCCCACATTTGAAGAACTGCTGAAGGGCGTGGACGAGTACCTGACGCACTACGGGATGCAGAGTTTCGCGCTGGTCTTCTACGAGCCTTTTGGACCTACCCCGGCGAACGCTGCGCGGGTGGTGCTTGCGCGCGGAATGCCGTCTCCGCCTGCCGTGGGGATGTTCAACCCGCGCGGCATGCTCCCTGATGTCATGCGTGCCGAACTGGCTCGCAGGAACCTGATGGTGGCGCCACTTTACACCTATGACGTGCATTACGGGTATGTGGTCTACGAACGACCAAACCAGGTGTACTTCGATGATGAGACACCGTTACGGACCGTGATCAACGCTTTAGCGCACTTCAACGAGAGAACGGCGGTGAAGCAGTACGCTCAGAAACTTGAGCATCATTCGGACATCCTGGAACAGGAAGTGAAGGCGCGCACTCGGCAGCTGGAAGATGAAATTTTGGAGCACCAGATGTTGGCCCGGCGATTGGACCACCAAGCGAACCACGATCCCCTCACGGGACTTCCGAACCGCACCTTCTTTACTGAACGGCTCGCCTACGCCATTAGACAAGCGGAGGTGAGCGGCTACTTCACCTCGTTACTCTTCGTGGACCTTGATGATTTCAAAGGCATAAATGACACCCTCGGGCATGACGTGGGGGACAAGGTACTCATCACCGTCGCGCAGCGCCTGCAGGGCTGTGTACGCCAAGAGGACTTGGTCGCCCGCGTCGGAGGCGACGAGTTCACGGTGATCCTTCCGTTGTCCGGGGTGGGCGAGGCGACCGCCGTCGCGCAGCGGATACTCTCCGCGTTCGCTGTGCCGTTCGAGGTGGGAAACCGTCAGTTTTATCTGGGCGCTTCCATCGGCATCAGCGTCTCCCAGGAAGCTGGGCTGAATGCTGGTACACTGCAACGGCACGCGGACATGGCGATGTACCGAGCAAAGCATCGCAAGACCGGGTACGAGGTCTTCGAACCGGACATGAACCGGCGTACTCTTGAACGCCTGCAACTGGCCAGTGACCTCCGCAGGGCCGTTGAACGGCAGGAACTCGAACTGCATTACCAACCGCAAGTGCGGTTGCGTGACGGTGAGTTGATCGGTGTGGAAGCTTTACTGCGTTGGCGCCACCCTGAACGCGGCATGATTTCCCCTGCGCAGTTCATCCCCCTCGCAGAGGAAACGGGATTGATCGTGCCGCTTGGAGCGTGGGTGCTGCAAGAGGCGTGCCGACAAGGCGTGGAGTGGGCAAATCAGGGGCACGCTTCCTTCCGGATAGCTGTAAACGTCTCCGCGCTGCAATTCGAACGGGATGACTTCGTGAGCACAGTTTCTGCATCCCTCGCTTCGACGGGCTTCGCTTCTGAGCGCCTGGAGTTGGAGCTCACCGAAAGTATCGTGATGCGCGACGTGCGCGAAACCACGATCCGGATGGAACACCTTCGTCAGCTTGGGGTGTCTATCGCAGTCGATGACTTCGGCACGGGTTACTCGAGCTTGAGTTACCTGCAACGCCTGCCATTGAACGTCCTGAAGATCGATCGTTCGTTCGTACAGAACTTGAGGGACGCAGAGAACGCTCTTCCGGTAGTGAAAGCCATCGTTGGACTCGCCAATCACCTCGGCTTGAGTACCCTTGCGGAAGGTGTCGAGACGGACAGCGAGTTGCAGCTGCTGCTGGACGTGGGCTGCGATTTCGCGCAAGGGTACCACTTTGCGCGGCCATTACCACCAGGGGAAATACTCGCTTTTTTAGAGCAACAAGCGCGGAAAATGATTGAACGGCACCATTGAAGAGTCCGGGGTAAGTCGGGCAGTTGCTCCAGACTTCACCAATCTAATTTCATTTGAAATGGGTGTGATGGCTTGGAGCTTCCGGTGATGATCCTGATGGGGTTATGGCTGTTAGTGGTTAGTCCGCAAGTGAGAGCCATCAGCTGCTGTGATAGGACTGGCAGAGCGCCTCGTACGTCAGCACGAACGCGCACCCCAACTGAGCGATAGCGATTCAGCTCCTTGAGCTTTTGCACTCGGACTGATTTTGCTCCTGCTTTGAAGTTCACCTTTGGATTGCTGAATTGAAGGACGACGCTGAGGAGGGCGCTCAAGAATACCTCCGTTCGAGCGGTCGCCAGGAATGAACTTCAGGCTGTTTACGTGGCTGTATGACAGCTACCAGCGCCCGATGCCGCGCTTGAGGTTGTCATCAGATCATTTGGCGTAAATGCGTGTGGTTTCGAGGGTGCTGTGTCCCAGGTGCCGTGCAGCGTCGTCCAGGCTGAAGCCTTCCCGAACGAGGCGGGTGCCAGCGTGGTGCCGCAGGGCGTGGAAGCCTTTGTAACTGACGCCGGCACGGCGGCATACAATGCCGTAGTCGAAAGCTTCTTCGCCTGCTCGAAGCGGGAGGAAACGGATGGCGCTGACTATGCGTCCCGGCATGTTGCGCAGCAGCGGATTTTGTCTTTCTGGAGGTTTGGTACAACCGCCAACGCCGCCACTCCACGCTTGGTTATCTCAGCCCAGTGGAATTTGAAGCCCTCCATCTTGCCAAGCAGCTGGCCGCCGCTTAACCTCAAGTGCGCAAAACCGGTACAACCTCATCAGGAGTCTGGCAGCGAAAACGAGAACGCCGCGCCCTGACCTGGCTGGCTGTGCGCCCACACCCTTCCCCCATGGCGTTCCACAATCCTCCGTACGTTCGCCAGCCCAATTCCCGTTCCTTCAAACTCATCGGCCCGGTGGAGACGCTGAAACACCCCGAACAGCTTATCGGCATACTTCGGATCAAAACCAACCCCGTTATCGCGGACCGTCACCACCACAGCCTCCGCGCCTTCCTCCGCCCGCACTTCGATGACAGCACGGTCACGCTTCCCTGAGTACTTCAAAGCGTTCGAGAGCAGGTTGGTCATCACGGCCTTCAGCAGCGCCTTGTCCCCGCGAACCACAGGCAGGACAGACACCCTCCAATCGACATCACGACCCACCATGTCAGGTTCGAGTTCAAGGATCACGGTTTCCACCAACTCATTCAGGTCGACTGCCGTGACGTTCAACTGCTCCCGACTGAGACGCGAGAAGGCGAGCAGGTCGTCAATCAGCTGGTTCATGCGAATGGTGGAAGAGCGAATAACACTCAGGTACCGACGGGCTGTACCGTCATCGGTTTCCCCGAGGCGCTTTTCGAGCATCTCGGCGAATCCACTCACGTGCCGGAGTGGGGTGCGCAGATCATGCGAGACCGAATACGAAAAAGCGTCGAGTTCCTCATTGATGCGTTCGAGCTCTTCGGTACGCTGCGCGACGCGTTGTTCCAGCGTGGCATTCAGCTCCTGCATCTCCTGTCGTTGCCGGTCGCGCTCGTCGAGCAGCTCACGCAAGGCCAGCGAAAGCACCGCCGCTTCGGTGTAATGCCTCGTGACTGGAATCTGTACGCCTTCCCCGGAACGCAGGCGGTTCGCTGCCACGGACATAAGGCGTAAAGGGCGCGCCAGGTAGCCCGCGGCGAGGACGCCAAGCAGCGTGAAGGCCACGGCAGCGAGGATCCCCAGGAGGACAATTCGCTGCTGGAGCGCCCGGACGGGCGCGAGGGCGGTCTGCTTGTTTTCTCGGACGAGGACCTGCCAGCCGAGACCTGGATAATCCAAGTGGCCACGTGTGGCGCTATGCCCAACCAGGTACTCCTGGCCGTCCAGCCGCTCCACAGCGTCAGCCGTCCACCGGTCACCGGACCCTGGTGGCTGAGGGTAAGCGCGTCCGACCAGTGCTGACGGTCCGAGAAGCACCGTGCCATCCTGAGCGAGGACCAGCGCTTCGACGTGATGTTCTCTCGGGGTGGACTCCAGCAGGGCCCGCTGGGCGTTCTGCGCCCAGGACCAGCTGAGGTGAGAGCCGAGCACACCCACGAAGCGGCCTTGCAGGTCGTATACGGGTGTGCTGACATCCACGAAGCGAGGTGGAGAGCCGTCATGGCTGGCAATGTGTTTGGCGAGCAGCAACGCTTCGTGCACGTCACTCACGCTGGCGCGTTGTTTTCCTTGCTGGAACCAGGGTCGGGCGGAGACGTTCGCTCCTTCGAGCAGCGCGCCGGTCGCGACACGGACTCGACCGTCGGGATCGGTCAAACCAATCCAGGCGTACGCAGGGTAAGTGACCTGCAGTTTATCGAGCAGGGCACGCTGGAACCTTGGATTCGCGGAGGGTTGACGGATGACTTCGAGGGTACTGATGACTTGCAGTTCGCGGTAGCGTTCGTGCATTCCGCGGTCGAGCGTCAAGCTGAGCTGGTACGCGAGTTGCTTCAGGGAGTTGTGGACGTCCTGCTCGACTTGCCGGGCGGCAAGGGTTCCCACGGCTGCGGAAAGGAGGAAGGTGAGGAGCAGCGTGATCAAGGCGATGGTGAGCGCCAGGTGCGTCTGGAGGGGAGCGAGTTTCGGCATGAACGTTGGGCTCCGTCGGGCTGCGTTGAGGCTGAATTTAAGGAGGTGTACGGGCGTTTGTGGGCCGGGGGTCCGGGAGTCACCGGACGGGCACGCGCCCTTCGAAGACAATCGTAAACACGTTTAGCGCTGATCGCCAATCCTTCACGGGCATCGACCACTCGCTCGACGCTCGTTGAATCGCCAGGAACAGCACCTTCAAAGCGCTTTCCTCATTCGGGAACGACCCCCTGGTCTTGGTGACCTTGCGCAGCTGAAAATTCAAGGACTCGATGGCCTGATTACAAACGACATTTTCTGTTTTGTTCGGCCTGCCCGCCTCAAGTTGCGCGCCTGGCAGCCGGCAAGAAGAAGATCGACACAAGGAGGTGGTTATGCCACGCCAAGCGTCGATCAAGCAGCCCATCCAGATCCAACGGACCATTGTCGAGCACCCCGACCTGCGGAAACTCGACCGGGCCTATCAGTTCCTGACGCAGTGGGCAACCCAGCCTCCCCAACGGGAGGTCAATGATGCGAGTAGCCCTGTACGCCCGAGTGTCAAGCAGCCGCCAAGTCCAGACGCAGACCATTGAACAGCAACTCGAACGCCTTCAGAACACAGCGAACGAGCGCGGCCACCATGTCGACGCCGACCACATCTTCCGTGACGATGGACTGAGCGGCGCCCGCCTCAACCGCCCTGGCCTCGATCGGTTACGTGACCGCGTCACACAGCACGACGTGGACCTCGTGCTCTGAAGTTGCAAGGGTTTGGTGGAGGGTCAGTTCATGCTGAGGGCTTGCTCCTCGAAGGCCACCGGCGAGCGGTAGCCGAGCGATGAATGACGACGTAGCCGGTTATAAAACACCTCAATCCACTCGAACACCTCACTGCGCGTCTGGGCGCGAGTTCCACGGGCCTGCCGAAGATCAAGTTCCGTCTTCAAGGTGGCGAAAAAGCTTTCCTGCACAGCATTATCCCAACACTCCCCTTTGTTGCTCATGCTCTGCACGGCTGCCAAGCGCTCCAAGGCTTGCCAGTACGCGTCGCTGGCGTATTGACTCCCCCGGTCGAGTGGTGGAGCAACCCTGCCCCAGGGTTCCTCCGCTGTCTGGCCATGTTGAGCGCGTCGATGACCAGCGGCGTGTGGAGACGCTCGTTCAGAGACCAACCGACAATTCGCCTTGAGTACAGATCCATCACGGTGGCCAAATACAACCAGCTCTCTGTCGTGGGAAGGTAGGTGATGTCCGTCACCCACTTCTGGTTCGGGCCGTTCGCCTTGAAATCGCGGTCCAACACGTTCTCCGCGACTGGGTGGGTGTGTTTTGACTTCGTGGTGGTGCGGAACTTTCGCTTGCAGCGAACCTGGAGTTTGGCTGCCTTCATCAGGCGCCCGATTCGTTGGCGGCTGACCATGAGTCCCTCTTCGGCCAGGTCTTCCTTGATCCGGGGTGTCCCGTACGTTTCCCGGCTCCGCTGATGGTAAGTGATGATTTTTGCCGTCAATACACGGTCTTTTTGCACTCGATTGCACTCCGGCCTTCTCCGCCAGGCGTAATAGCCGCTCAGACTGACCTCCAGCACCTCGCACATCAGTTCCACTGGGAACGCCTCCTGGTGCTGATGGATAAACGCAAAGATCAGCTTTGTTTGGCGAAGAAGCGGGCAGGCGTCCAGGGGGGCGTCCGTTCTGCCCAAGACAGGCCAGTGCTTTTTTCAGGATGTCCCGTTCCTGACGGGTGATTTCCAGCTCACGTTCGAGCTGCTTGGTCCGGGCTTCCTGTTCAGAAAGAGCCATGACACCACGCCCTGTGAACGCCGGGCGTCCTGTAGCAGCCTGGGTCTCCTGCTGCTTTTTCCAGCGGGCCACGTAATTCGGGGGAACACCCAGGTCGCGGGCGATCTCGGCACAGCTTTTCCCTGTAGTTTGAACCAGTCGGACGGCTTCCTGCTTGAACTCGGCTGTGTACTGCTGCTTCGGGGTTACCATATCCGTCTCCAGTGTGGATCACACTGAACTTCCCCTCCACAAAACCCTAGCAAGACCAGCCGGCGAGTATTTTCACGGTGGTGCTTTTCCCGGCGCCGTTCGGGCCGAGGTACGCGACGCTCTCGCCCGGCTGGATGCTGAAGGTCACGTCTTTCACGGCGTGCACCATGCGATACTCGGGGTTGAGCAGATCCCTGAAGGCTCCACCCAGCCCCGGGCGTTTCTTGGGAACGCGGTAGGTGCGCTTCAGGTGCTCGGCGTGAATGATCGGGGAGCTCAAGGGCTCGTCCTCCACCTGGATGGTCGGCTCGGCATCATCGGAGTGTCTCATTCGCTGATTTGCTCCAGGGTGCGGGAAACGCAGGGGTTTGTTCACGGGTGCTCCTCCTGTGACGCGGCGCACACCGACACGCTACACCTTCCAGTAAAGTGGAAAGTCAAGAGGCTTGCATCCCAGGGAGGACAGCATGAGCACCACACGACCAGAATGCCTGCGCATCGGGGAACTCGCCCGCGAATTCCACCTGAACCCGAAAACCATCCGCTACTACGAGGACATCGGCCTGCTGCCCACACCCGAGCGCAGCAAGGGCGGCTTCCGCCTGTACGGCCACGCCGACCGTGAACGCCTGATCTTCATCAACAAAGCCAAAGCGATCGGACTCAGCCTGGAGGAAATTGCCGAGCTGCTCTCGGTGCGCAAGTCCGGTGGCAAGCCCTGTAAGCACCTGCTCGGCCTGCTCGACCATAAAGTAAAACTCCTCGACCATCAGATCCGCACCATGACCGAGTTCCGCCACGAGCTGATCCGCCTGCGTGACGAGAGCGTCATCGCCGACGAATGCGACGGGAAAATCTGCGCCATCGTGGAGCGCTACGAAGCCCCGCGAGGAAATGACGGCGTGAGCAGCCATGAGCGGGCTTTGTTGAACTTCAATCGCGAGTCTTAACGTTCCCTCAACTTGACCTTCCATTCGAATGGAAGGGGTAAGTTCAGGCCGGCCGTGAGGTACGCGGCCGGCCAACCTGTTGTCAGGAGGTTGACCGACAGCCCCTCAATCACATCCACAGGAGGACCCAATGACGAACCAAGCAACGATGGAACAGTGCATCCAGGAGTGCTACAACGTCGCGCAGCTCGCCACCCGCTGCGCCGAACACTGCCTTGAGGCGCAGAACGTGCAGGACATGAAAGCCTGCATCCGCCTCTGCCATGACTCCGCGGCGATCACGACCGCCTGCGCGGAAATGATGATCCGCGGCTCCCAGTTCGCTCCTCGCGCCTGCGGCGTCTGCGCCGAAGTGTGTGACGCCTGCGCTGAGCAGTGCGAGCGCATGGGTGACGACGACATCATGCGCCAGTGCGCCGAGGCCTGCCGTCGCTGCGCCGACCTTTGCCGTCAGATGGCCGCGTAAGTCACGCCGCCTCAAGCGCTCCCAGGAGTTTCCCGTGTGGAACTCCTGGGTTACCCGTCGCTCAGGCCGTACTCGGCGCGTTGCCGTGGGTGGACGAGCTCCACGTACTCACGGTGACGCTGAATGAACGCCGCCATGAACGGACAGGCTGGAACCACGCGTTGGCCTTGAGTGCGGGCGTCATCCAGCACGTGCCGAGCCAGGGTGCTGCCCAGCCCCTGGCCTTCGAACCGATCGTCGATTTCCGCGTGTGGCAGCACGACAACGTTGCTGATCAGCTGGTA harbors:
- a CDS encoding IS1/IS1595 family N-terminal zinc-binding domain-containing protein, with product MNTTCCARCQSVSVVKNGHVKSGKQRFLCRACGYQFTFEASWHRISPEQEALVDRLLSERLSHRGICRVSSVSRSWLRLHLKKLQKLVVHRVEDEVVSAKKA
- a CDS encoding tyrosine-type recombinase/integrase, whose product is MPGRIVSAIRFLPLRAGEEAFDYGIVCRRAGVSYKGFHALRHHAGTRLVREGFSLDDAARHLGHSTLETTRIYAK
- a CDS encoding ABC transporter ATP-binding protein yields the protein MVSSTVSEFAPFTPTRPGALSTRTLSLRYGTRRVIEDLDLTLPGGVTTIIGANGCGKSTLLRSLSRLLNPERGSVLLDGHDLHRLPTKVVAQKLAILPQGPSAPEGLTVEELVWFGRHPHQGMFAQRSKEDRDIVAWALDHTGMRVFATRPLENLSGGQRQRAWIAMSLAQGTSTLLLDEPTTYLDLSHQLEVLHLVRRLNEEEGKTIIMVLHDLNQAVRYSDELVAVQGGKVYAQGHPASIMNKQLLRDVFGLEAHLLEDPDTGRPYVIPYGIARRSSSEGKPDGGKAV
- a CDS encoding ABC transporter substrate-binding protein, coding for MHKLLVTTLLALPGGALAQDANCEGRLIKHAMGDTCVPQTPKRVVVLDTGELDSTLALGVKPIGAVTALGAGFPSYLKGKTDGITDVGTIAQPNLEKILALKPDLILTSKIRHGNIYEQLSKIAPTVMAETVGVVWKDNLKLNAKALNREAQANKLLSNYYARAKKLQAGLGRDRLNTEVSIVRFVPGQTRLQQKASFIGTILEDAGLKRPKSQDKDAFMEVATPERIPDMDGGVLFYSTYGPAQQTDQQLYLQHPLWKRLNVVKEGRVHAVNDDYWFLGIGVIAANKVLDDLEQHLGKR
- a CDS encoding EAL domain-containing protein; amino-acid sequence: MGTQPTSIAIISDFVFYYYPTRLLAGIQSVLKQRGITSTIYQGGELRSEGHLYRKANDIYQLIRREQHQGLILFSQTLSRKDTSDELLQFIEPFADLPMVSIGRSIPGVPSVSIDNTPGMQALMEHLIKERDHRNFAFVRGVVGNLDSDEREWIFKDALAKHQLPFHPGLILNGDYDPQHAYAEVTRFLSSGAQVDVIVSANDEMTEGITRALRERNLRIPEDVAVVGFDDSDDFRSAVPPLTTVRQPFFEQGRAAAEALLALIDHGSTPLEVRLDTQLIIRQSCGTSSRTALKPQHVAPSLDTQGWSHAPREQQQVFESLYQATLDPSKRAEFLLFWKNSITTSLQAHSDVNSWFDILQSVREKLRPTLSGDTRADFDDLHASALSMLYSALKGTLTSRRARESSRAYLISQMSAAPTFEELLKGVDEYLTHYGMQSFALVFYEPFGPTPANAARVVLARGMPSPPAVGMFNPRGMLPDVMRAELARRNLMVAPLYTYDVHYGYVVYERPNQVYFDDETPLRTVINALAHFNERTAVKQYAQKLEHHSDILEQEVKARTRQLEDEILEHQMLARRLDHQANHDPLTGLPNRTFFTERLAYAIRQAEVSGYFTSLLFVDLDDFKGINDTLGHDVGDKVLITVAQRLQGCVRQEDLVARVGGDEFTVILPLSGVGEATAVAQRILSAFAVPFEVGNRQFYLGASIGISVSQEAGLNAGTLQRHADMAMYRAKHRKTGYEVFEPDMNRRTLERLQLASDLRRAVERQELELHYQPQVRLRDGELIGVEALLRWRHPERGMISPAQFIPLAEETGLIVPLGAWVLQEACRQGVEWANQGHASFRIAVNVSALQFERDDFVSTVSASLASTGFASERLELELTESIVMRDVRETTIRMEHLRQLGVSIAVDDFGTGYSSLSYLQRLPLNVLKIDRSFVQNLRDAENALPVVKAIVGLANHLGLSTLAEGVETDSELQLLLDVGCDFAQGYHFARPLPPGEILAFLEQQARKMIERHH
- a CDS encoding sensor histidine kinase, encoding MPKLAPLQTHLALTIALITLLLTFLLSAAVGTLAARQVEQDVHNSLKQLAYQLSLTLDRGMHERYRELQVISTLEVIRQPSANPRFQRALLDKLQVTYPAYAWIGLTDPDGRVRVATGALLEGANVSARPWFQQGKQRASVSDVHEALLLAKHIASHDGSPPRFVDVSTPVYDLQGRFVGVLGSHLSWSWAQNAQRALLESTPREHHVEALVLAQDGTVLLGPSALVGRAYPQPPGSGDRWTADAVERLDGQEYLVGHSATRGHLDYPGLGWQVLVRENKQTALAPVRALQQRIVLLGILAAVAFTLLGVLAAGYLARPLRLMSVAANRLRSGEGVQIPVTRHYTEAAVLSLALRELLDERDRQRQEMQELNATLEQRVAQRTEELERINEELDAFSYSVSHDLRTPLRHVSGFAEMLEKRLGETDDGTARRYLSVIRSSTIRMNQLIDDLLAFSRLSREQLNVTAVDLNELVETVILELEPDMVGRDVDWRVSVLPVVRGDKALLKAVMTNLLSNALKYSGKRDRAVIEVRAEEGAEAVVVTVRDNGVGFDPKYADKLFGVFQRLHRADEFEGTGIGLANVRRIVERHGGRVWAHSQPGQGAAFSFSLPDS
- a CDS encoding transposase translates to MVRWIWMGCLIDAWRGITTSLCRSSSCRLPGAQLEAGRPNKTENVVCNQAIESLNFQLRKVTKTRGSFPNEESALKVLFLAIQRASSEWSMPVKDWRSALNVFTIVFEGRVPVR
- a CDS encoding ABC transporter substrate-binding protein, which translates into the protein MKHQLILTASLTLTTAFAQSSQTVKHELGSTDIRGTPKRIIALENSFIDALAQLNVKPAGVADDGSPLPHLAAYVKGVPTVGTRNQPSLEAILALKPDLILADLERHKNIYPQLAKIAPTLVLNSYRGSRDELLDQFSLIADLTNKDAQGKTLREEHQRLFAKTKLLTSKKAGPTVIGVLAPNGFWVHSDKSFLGTLIKDLGRDNPVSPQKDTQFVMSLEGLVATNPASIILLRNPGEVTPLDQWKTNPLWQSLPAVKAGQVYEFNRDLWAKGRGVIAFNKMLAQATASGYLQDQPAKANFVDQAK